The following are from one region of the Stanieria cyanosphaera PCC 7437 genome:
- the pds gene encoding 15-cis-phytoene desaturase: MRVAIAGAGLAGLSCAKYLVDAGHTPIVLERRDVLGGLVAAWQDEDGDWYETGLHVFFGAYPNMLQLFKELGIEDRLQWKEHTLIFNQPEKPGTYSRFDVPDLPAPINVILSILRNKDMLTWEQKIRFAIGLLPAVVRGQQYVEDMDKFSLLDWLRMRGVDERVNSDIFIAASKALTFINPEEVSATVPLTALNRFLQERYGSKVAFLDGSPTERLCQPMVDYIKARGGDVKLNAPLKEIFLNEDKTVKGFLIRGLDGADDQLITADIYVSAMSVDPLKVMLPQSWRELDFFQKLNGLEGVPVINLHLWFDRKMTDIDQLLFSRSPLLSVYADMSNTCREYSNPDRSMLELVLAPAEDWINKSEEEIIAATMKELEKLFPQHFTGENPAKLLKYRVVKTPRSVYKAVPGCQAYRPSQKTPIANFYLAGSYTMQKYLGSMEGAVLSGKLAADAIASDNSTTQEIKPEVATIGS; encoded by the coding sequence ATGCGAGTTGCGATCGCCGGAGCAGGTTTAGCTGGACTGTCTTGTGCCAAATATCTAGTAGATGCTGGGCATACACCCATAGTCCTTGAGAGAAGAGATGTCTTAGGTGGCTTAGTTGCTGCTTGGCAAGATGAAGATGGAGATTGGTACGAAACTGGACTTCATGTCTTTTTTGGAGCATATCCTAATATGCTTCAATTATTTAAGGAGTTGGGGATTGAAGACCGTCTTCAGTGGAAAGAACATACATTAATATTTAATCAACCAGAAAAGCCAGGAACTTATTCTCGCTTCGATGTCCCTGATTTGCCTGCACCTATTAATGTCATCTTATCGATTCTTCGCAATAAAGATATGTTGACTTGGGAGCAAAAAATTCGTTTTGCGATTGGCTTACTCCCAGCAGTAGTGAGGGGTCAACAATACGTTGAAGACATGGATAAATTTAGTCTTTTAGATTGGCTGAGAATGCGAGGTGTTGACGAAAGGGTCAATAGTGATATTTTTATTGCTGCTTCAAAAGCTTTGACTTTTATCAACCCAGAGGAAGTTTCAGCTACAGTACCTTTGACAGCACTGAATCGTTTTCTTCAAGAAAGATATGGTTCTAAAGTAGCGTTTTTAGATGGCTCGCCTACAGAAAGATTGTGTCAGCCAATGGTTGATTACATTAAGGCTAGAGGTGGTGATGTCAAATTAAACGCCCCTCTCAAAGAAATTTTCTTAAATGAAGACAAAACAGTTAAAGGCTTTTTAATTAGAGGCTTAGACGGTGCAGATGATCAATTAATTACTGCTGATATTTATGTTTCAGCCATGTCTGTCGATCCGCTCAAAGTGATGTTGCCTCAATCTTGGCGCGAATTAGATTTCTTTCAAAAATTAAATGGTTTAGAGGGAGTTCCCGTAATAAATCTTCATCTTTGGTTTGATCGTAAAATGACCGATATCGATCAATTATTATTTTCTCGTTCTCCCTTACTCAGTGTTTATGCCGACATGAGTAATACTTGTCGTGAATATTCAAATCCTGACCGCTCTATGCTAGAACTAGTTTTAGCACCGGCTGAAGACTGGATTAATAAATCTGAGGAAGAAATTATTGCTGCGACGATGAAAGAGTTAGAAAAACTGTTTCCACAACATTTTACAGGTGAAAATCCTGCAAAATTGTTAAAATATCGCGTAGTAAAAACTCCTCGTTCTGTTTATAAAGCGGTTCCTGGTTGTCAAGCTTATCGTCCTTCTCAAAAAACTCCTATTGCTAACTTTTATTTAGCTGGAAGTTATACTATGCAAAAATATTTGGGTAGTATGGAAGGCGCTGTTCTTTCTGGTAAGCTAGCAGCAGATGCAATCGCGTCTGATAATTCGACTACTCAAGAAATCAAACCAGAAGTAGCCACAATTGGTAGTTAA
- a CDS encoding energy transducer TonB: protein MPVIELTPEEEARLPNLNLELDVPEFNTTPLDNGVQSFALPPSIGPNGNLYPDLVPIPLPPPPNFNLPPLPPLPPLPSTDIKLPPIGDFSSLPLPPPLPPLESDSQTNPAIKPPATIQAPPEKLPEAQKPEVNPPQPQPKPPEKPATQPNSQQIAAQRQQRLNKNVRDLSSSLQKKEGGSTDEDARKNYVAWLNQIKTVNPEIMVIEGTYPRDACIRRLEGTSVYGVVVDASGQVLALELIKGSEYPIFNEQASQALSDRKFNNQTNQPKPYQVTVNYQYDAEICPSLTLPSLRKEQETKPETPLSPQKPQNIEKPPQPASNQREPNSKPVENNNQGNQTPEAKPPANPPQPQPINQTPEAKPPANPPQPQPINQTPEAKPPANPSQPQPLNQTPEAKPPANPPQPQPLNQTPEAKPPANPPQPSAQ, encoded by the coding sequence GTGCCTGTAATCGAACTAACTCCTGAAGAAGAAGCTCGTTTACCTAATTTAAATCTTGAACTAGACGTACCAGAATTTAATACCACGCCTTTAGACAATGGCGTTCAATCATTTGCTTTACCACCTAGTATTGGACCTAATGGCAATTTGTATCCAGATTTAGTACCTATTCCTTTACCACCGCCACCAAACTTTAATTTACCTCCTTTACCGCCTCTTCCTCCTTTACCAAGTACTGATATCAAATTACCACCTATAGGTGATTTCTCTTCTTTACCTTTACCACCGCCTTTACCTCCTTTAGAATCTGATTCTCAAACAAATCCAGCAATCAAACCACCAGCAACTATCCAAGCACCGCCAGAAAAACTTCCAGAAGCTCAAAAGCCTGAAGTTAATCCTCCTCAACCTCAACCTAAACCGCCAGAAAAACCAGCAACACAACCAAATTCTCAGCAAATTGCAGCACAACGTCAGCAAAGACTAAATAAAAATGTGCGTGATTTAAGTAGTAGTTTGCAGAAGAAAGAAGGTGGCAGTACTGATGAAGATGCCAGAAAAAATTATGTCGCTTGGCTCAATCAAATTAAAACAGTCAATCCAGAAATCATGGTGATTGAAGGAACTTATCCCCGTGATGCTTGTATTCGTCGTTTAGAAGGAACAAGTGTTTATGGAGTGGTAGTTGATGCTAGTGGTCAAGTATTGGCTTTGGAATTGATTAAAGGCTCAGAATATCCTATTTTTAACGAACAAGCGAGTCAAGCTTTAAGCGATCGCAAATTCAACAATCAAACCAATCAACCCAAACCTTATCAAGTAACTGTTAACTATCAGTATGACGCAGAAATTTGTCCTTCTTTAACTCTTCCTTCTTTAAGAAAAGAACAGGAAACTAAACCAGAAACGCCTTTATCTCCTCAAAAACCACAAAATATCGAAAAACCGCCTCAACCAGCTTCAAATCAAAGAGAACCAAATTCTAAGCCAGTCGAAAATAATAATCAAGGTAATCAAACTCCTGAAGCAAAACCGCCTGCTAATCCTCCTCAACCTCAACCCATCAATCAAACTCCTGAAGCAAAACCGCCTGCTAATCCTCCTCAACCTCAACCCATCAATCAAACTCCTGAAGCAAAACCGCCTGCTAATCCTTCTCAACCTCAACCGCTCAATCAAACTCCTGAAGCAAAACCGCCTGCTAATCCTCCTCAACCTCAACCGCTCAATCAAACTCCTGAAGCAAAACCGCCTGCTAATCCTCCTCAACCATCAGCACAGTAG
- the dnaN gene encoding DNA polymerase III subunit beta, whose amino-acid sequence MKLICSQSDLNSNLSLVSRIVPSRPEPLVLGNVLVIADDTTQKVSLTVFDGNLAIRTSFNAEVSEGGSITLPAKLFNDIVSKLPEMEINLDVNTSVEDSLSNATLGSEQNIVAILSSPSGKYQLSGIDASEFPELPTINTEEENASSELNIEEQNVCTVLLPVSALTEGLKCCLFAASTELSKQILTGIHFKTQKDDFVIDSLEFAATDSHRLAVVQTPLEVPETSEVEPTSAEESLAKTTNLVKDFAVTIPAKALRELERILVNSPADQTIKFSFDETQVIFELGDKRLSSLKLTGSYPAYNQLIPSNFSRQMIVDRKRLINSLELVAVLAQKNNVVKFSLDSEAQQLFLSVDARDVGNAKEALPAEIIGESIDIAFNIKYLMDGLKAMPASEIKMQLNEWNQPVIFTPVGGFKMTYLVMPVQLRN is encoded by the coding sequence ATGAAACTTATTTGTAGTCAAAGCGATCTTAATAGCAATTTGTCCTTGGTAAGTCGAATAGTTCCTTCTCGTCCCGAACCTTTGGTATTAGGCAATGTACTTGTTATTGCCGATGACACAACTCAAAAAGTCAGTTTAACTGTTTTTGATGGAAATTTAGCAATTCGGACAAGTTTTAATGCTGAAGTTAGTGAAGGAGGTTCAATTACTTTACCGGCTAAACTATTTAACGATATTGTGTCTAAGTTACCAGAAATGGAAATTAACTTAGATGTAAATACTTCTGTTGAAGATAGCTTATCAAATGCTACTTTAGGAAGCGAACAAAATATTGTTGCTATCTTAAGTTCTCCTTCAGGAAAATATCAACTTTCTGGAATTGATGCTTCAGAATTTCCTGAACTTCCTACTATTAATACTGAAGAAGAAAACGCATCATCTGAATTAAATATAGAAGAACAAAATGTTTGCACCGTTTTACTACCAGTATCTGCATTAACAGAAGGTTTAAAATGCTGTTTGTTTGCTGCTAGTACCGAATTATCAAAACAAATTTTGACAGGTATTCATTTTAAAACCCAGAAAGATGATTTTGTGATAGATAGTTTAGAATTTGCTGCCACCGATAGTCATCGTTTAGCAGTAGTACAAACTCCTTTAGAAGTTCCAGAAACTTCTGAAGTAGAACCTACATCAGCCGAAGAATCCTTAGCAAAAACAACAAATCTTGTTAAAGATTTTGCTGTTACAATTCCTGCTAAAGCTTTAAGAGAATTAGAAAGAATTTTAGTTAATAGCCCAGCAGATCAAACTATTAAATTTAGTTTTGATGAAACTCAGGTTATTTTTGAATTAGGAGATAAACGTTTAAGCAGTTTGAAATTAACAGGTTCTTATCCTGCTTATAATCAATTAATTCCAAGTAATTTTAGTCGACAAATGATAGTAGATCGTAAACGACTAATAAATAGTTTAGAATTGGTAGCAGTTTTAGCTCAAAAAAATAATGTTGTTAAATTTAGTCTTGATAGTGAAGCTCAACAGTTATTTCTCTCTGTTGATGCTAGAGATGTAGGCAATGCTAAAGAAGCTTTACCTGCGGAAATAATTGGTGAAAGTATTGATATTGCTTTTAATATTAAATATTTAATGGATGGACTAAAAGCAATGCCTGCTTCAGAAATTAAAATGCAATTGAATGAATGGAATCAACCTGTGATTTTTACTCCTGTAGGTGGTTTTAAAATGACTTATTTAGTAATGCCTGTACAACTTAGAAATTAA
- a CDS encoding DUF6761 family protein, producing MLQNSQTIRYYQKLTDAMVDLWQRGYRFEEIRMYMEGYLACLRHSNNIEAYQINRLEEEAFRFLRDPSNFELSMPQPESDYY from the coding sequence ATGCTCCAAAATAGTCAAACTATACGTTATTACCAAAAACTCACCGATGCCATGGTTGATCTATGGCAAAGAGGTTATCGTTTTGAAGAAATTAGAATGTATATGGAAGGTTATCTTGCTTGTCTGCGACATAGCAATAACATTGAGGCATATCAAATTAATCGCTTAGAAGAAGAAGCATTTCGATTTCTTCGCGATCCTTCCAATTTTGAGTTATCGATGCCCCAACCAGAATCAGATTATTATTAG
- the grxD gene encoding Grx4 family monothiol glutaredoxin — MSTAVKDRIDQLINNNKILVFMKGSKLMPQCGFSNNVVQILNTLGVPYETVDVLADLEIRQGIKEYSNWPTIPQVYINGEFVGGSDIMIELYQSGELQQMVEVALAS; from the coding sequence ATGAGTACTGCCGTAAAAGATAGAATCGATCAATTAATTAATAACAACAAAATTTTGGTCTTTATGAAAGGCTCAAAACTAATGCCTCAATGTGGTTTCTCTAATAATGTAGTGCAAATTCTTAATACTTTAGGTGTTCCCTATGAAACAGTAGATGTACTAGCAGATCTGGAAATTCGTCAAGGTATTAAAGAATATTCTAACTGGCCTACTATTCCCCAAGTTTATATCAACGGAGAATTTGTCGGTGGTTCAGATATTATGATTGAACTCTATCAAAGTGGTGAACTGCAACAAATGGTAGAAGTAGCTCTCGCTTCTTAA
- a CDS encoding BolA family protein produces the protein MINLELVETMIKEKLPDAQVTVRDLTGGGDHLEAIVVSAEFEGKSRVKQHQLVYGALQEAMASEAIHALALKTYTPQAWQATGQLV, from the coding sequence ATGATTAACTTGGAATTAGTTGAAACAATGATCAAAGAAAAGCTACCTGATGCTCAAGTAACAGTAAGAGATTTAACAGGTGGTGGTGATCATCTTGAAGCGATCGTTGTATCTGCTGAATTTGAAGGAAAAAGTAGAGTTAAACAACATCAACTTGTGTATGGAGCATTACAAGAAGCAATGGCATCGGAAGCTATTCATGCTCTAGCTTTAAAAACTTACACTCCTCAAGCTTGGCAAGCAACAGGTCAACTTGTTTAA